A stretch of DNA from Posidoniimonas polymericola:
CCACGTGCTCCTGCTGCAGCTGCAGCTCGGCCGCGTCCTCGATCGTGACGATGCGGTCGTCGTTCGAGATGAAGCTCGAGAGCGTGTTGAGCAGCGTCGTCTTACCGGAGCCGGTGCCGCCGGAGATGACCAGGTTGAGCTTCGCCTTCATGGCGCCCTCGAGGAGCATCACCATCTCGGGCGTCATCGACTTGTAGTTGAGCAGGTCCTCGAGCTTGAGCGGGTTGGAGCCGAAACGCCGGATCGTCATGCTCGGCCCGTCGAGGGCCAGCGGCGGGATGATGGCGTTCACACGCGAGCCGTCCTGCAGGCGGGCGTCCACCATCGGGCAGACCTCGTCGACGCGGCGGCCGATGCGAGACACGATGCGGTCGATCACCTGCATTAGGTGCTTGTCGTCGCGGAACACGACGGGCGTCTTGACCAGCTTGCCGCTCTTTTCGACAAACACGGTCTTCGGGCCGTTGATCATGATTTCGCTGATCGAGGGGTCCTTCAGCAGCAGCTCGAGCGGGCCGAGGCCGAAGGTCTCGTCGAGCACCTCGTCGATCAGGCGGTCCCGCTCGTTTCGGTTGAGGAACGTGTCCTCGGTGTCGCACAGGTGCTCCACCACCATGCGGATCTCGCGGCGCAGGACGTCGCCCTCAAGCTCGCCCACCCGCGACAGGTCGAGCTTGTCGACCAGCTTGGTGTGGATGCGGCGCTTGATGTTCTCGAACTCGGCTTCTTTTTCTTTGGCGGAAAGCGAGGCCGGTCCTGTCGCGATCTTGGTCATGGCGGTGTGCGTTGGCGTGGGGGAATGCGTGACCTTGGGCCCGCGTCAGCGCAACGTGGGCTCCTGCCAAACCATAGCTCAGCGGGCGCGGCGTGTTAGAAAAGAAACAACCTAGGTGCGGTTGCGAGGGTCGCGCGGCTCGCAGCGGAGCCGCGGGGAGGGCGGGCGCCGCTACTCGGCACTCTGGGCGGCGGCCTCGGGGGCCTTGGCGCCCTTGCCCCACAAGCCGAGCCAGTTGCGGCCCTTGCCGGCCAGCTCGGCGGGCGCGACCGACGACTGCTTGCCGGTAAGGCTGTCTGCCAGCTGGCTGATCGACGACGTGATCGCGGCCTTCGGGGCCTGCTCGATCAGCGGCACGCCGTTGTTGCGCACCTCGATCATGGTCTTGTAGTCGTTGGGCAGCTGCCAGTAGATCTCGCGGCCGAGGGTCTCCTGAGCCTTCTTGATGCTGATCGACGCCCCGCCCTGCCCGACGCGGTTCACGACGATCTTGATCTTTTCGTTGAGGCCGCCCATCTGCTCGAACGACATCAGCAGCCGCACCACGTTCCGCAGGCAAGGCAGGTCGAGCTGGGTCACCATCAGGACGTTGTCGGCCTGCTCCATGGCAAGCAGGTCGAGCGACTGGAAGCTCTTCGACGCGTCGATAATGAGGTGCGAGAAGGTCGCCTTGAGCAGGCCGATCACCCGCGTCAGGTCGTCGGTGGTGACGAGCTGCGAGTCCTCCAGCTGCACCGGGCGCGGCAGCAGGTAGAGGTTGGTCGAGTGCTTGGTCAGCGACCGCTTCAGCAGGGTGAAGTCGAGCCGCGTGATGTTCTGGGCGACGTCCGTGAGCGTGTACTCGGGGATCGAGTCGAGGAAC
This window harbors:
- a CDS encoding AAA family ATPase, giving the protein MSNVLRLAIVDPNDATRESLKSTLMGLETVWLEAECSRYAFFKDVLEQTNPDVGFIAIDGDPDEAVRLVEELAHAKPSVSLLVSSSSTDGNLILRTMRAGAKEFLPNPIKPEDLASALQRVSRTKFGAVDGKNRGCQVTVVAGATGGVGATSLAVNLGCQLASDPSNSVVLLDLDLALGDADVFLDSIPEYTLTDVAQNITRLDFTLLKRSLTKHSTNLYLLPRPVQLEDSQLVTTDDLTRVIGLLKATFSHLIIDASKSFQSLDLLAMEQADNVLMVTQLDLPCLRNVVRLLMSFEQMGGLNEKIKIVVNRVGQGGASISIKKAQETLGREIYWQLPNDYKTMIEVRNNGVPLIEQAPKAAITSSISQLADSLTGKQSSVAPAELAGKGRNWLGLWGKGAKAPEAAAQSAE
- a CDS encoding CpaF family protein; the protein is MTKIATGPASLSAKEKEAEFENIKRRIHTKLVDKLDLSRVGELEGDVLRREIRMVVEHLCDTEDTFLNRNERDRLIDEVLDETFGLGPLELLLKDPSISEIMINGPKTVFVEKSGKLVKTPVVFRDDKHLMQVIDRIVSRIGRRVDEVCPMVDARLQDGSRVNAIIPPLALDGPSMTIRRFGSNPLKLEDLLNYKSMTPEMVMLLEGAMKAKLNLVISGGTGSGKTTLLNTLSSFISNDDRIVTIEDAAELQLQQEHVVRLETRPPNIEGKGRVSATDLVKNCLRMRPDRIIIGECRGGETLDMLQAMNTGHEGSLTTCHANTPRDAISRLETMIMMAGFEMPAKAMRTQIASAVDLVVQSNRLQGGPRKVTHITEILGMEQDTIVMQDIFKWVQDGVDANGRAIGHFISTGIRPAFMDRLEQAGVRLPASTFRERIMMRD